The Haloferax sp. Atlit-12N genome segment TCGGTGTCCGTGCTCGTCGGGTCGGTCTCGTAGCGGTTCACCTCCTCGCCGTCGGGCACGCCGTCGGTATCGGTGTCGGCGACGAGCAGGTCCGTACCGCGGTCGAGTTCGTCCCGGTTGCCGAGGCCGTCGCCGTCGGCGTCGCCGGCGGGCGCGAGCACCGTGACGCCGTGGCTCGCCTGCGCGACCGGCTCGCCGCCCCCGCCGGGTCTGACGACGGCGGTCAAGGTGCGGTCGCCGGTCGCGTTCACCGGCCACGTCGTGAAGTCGAACTCGACGCGCCGCTCATCGCTCGCGTTCGCCCCCGCGCTTCCGAGCGGTTCGCACCCCAACAGCATCGTCGAGCCATCGTCGCGGTCGGTCTGTAGGCAGACCTCGTAGTCGTCGCTGTCGGATACGACGGCCACCGAAACCGTCGACGGCTGCCACGAGGCGACGTACGTCCGGCCGTTCTCGGTCGCGACGACGCCCGCGCCGGTGTGGTCGACCGCACCCACCTCGACGCCGTCCGCCGCGGCGACGGCGACCGGTGAGAGGCCTGCCGCGACGACGAGCAACGTCGCGACGAGCGCCCACCCGACCCGCGAGACGCGTTTGACTGGCATGTGTTCGTTCTTTATCTGTCGACTCTGCTAGTGTATAATGTTTTGTTTATCTATTCATTGAACATTTTTACAACTCTTTTGAAAGTCAATTTGCAAAGAATGTTCCCAAATAGTGAATTTCCCCGCCGTCGTCGCTGAGATTCGCGGGCGCGTCTCTCGCTCGATGGGCCTCGGCCGCCGCTCGTCGCCGCTCGCACTCGTTCCCTGTCGCCTCTCGCCCGGTCGCCCCCCTGACGTGAGGTAATCGACGTACAGAACCGCTTTCGTCGGCGACCGAACCGCCGGAAAACGTTCCGTTAATCCGACTGAAACGGTCGAAACGGCCAGTCGAAACGGTTGCTCGGGAGAGAACGGTCGGGACGACTCTTCCCCATTATCATCTGCCGAGCGATACTGCTGACTGCGATGCGCGAAACCCTCACTCGACGACAGTTCGGCGCCGGAGTCGCCGCGGCGACCGTCGCCCTCGCCGGCTGTACGGATACGGGCGGTAGCGGCGGCCCGGTGAACGGGACGAACGGTACGGACGCCGAACCAGCGGTCGGCGGCACTGAGACGACCGCAGAGACCGGTGGTGTCGAGGCGACAACCGAAGACGAGACCACGACGGAAGAAACGACGATGGAGACCACCGAGACGACGATGGAGACGACCGACTCGTCGCTCGACAACTCGACGACGGCGAACGAAACGGCCGAAAACGAAACCACGACGAACGAGACATCGACGAACGAAACGACGACCGACGATTCGGCGTGACAGCCGCAGTCGAACCGATGACCCGCTGACGCCCGCGCCGCGAACGAGGCACGGCACGCTCGACTGGTACACCCGACTGCTCGTGCCCGCGCCGGCGCTCACCCCCTCCAGCCCTCCACGGCACACTCGCTCCCAGTCCCTCACGGGACGCTCGAATCCCCCCTGACGCACCCCTCCAAACTCGGTCCCCCTGACGCACGCCTTCACCGTGCCCTCCAGCACGCCTTCACCGCGCCCTCCAGCGCACCCGACCCGGTCGGAGTCGCTCGATTTTTCGGAACCACCTCCGGAAGTCGCAACGACGACGCGCACTCCGCGGAACATTTACCCGCCCGTTCGCTACTCCGGGTATGGACGCAGACGACAACCACCGCGGATGGGCCGAGCGCTCCGGCGACTTCTCGCCGGAGTATTACGCCCAAATCGGCCCGAACGAGGTCAGCGAGACGCTCGCGACCGTGTTCGAGCACTACGCGGCGGAAGACGCGTCGGTTCTCGAACTCGGCTGTAGCTCCGGTCGTCACCTCGCACACCTCCGCGACCGCGGCTACGAGGATCTCACCGGCATCGACATCAACGACGACTCCTTCGAGGTGATGGCCGAGTATTTCCCCGAGCTCGTCGACACCGGCACGTTCCTCACCGGCGCGATAGAGGACCTGCTTCCCGACTTCCCCGACGACAAGTTCGACGTTATCTACTCCGTCGAGACCCTCCAGCACGTCCACCCCGACGACACGTGGGTGTTCGAGGAAATCGCCCGCGTCTCCTCGGACCTCGTGATAACCGCCGAGAACGAGGGTAACGGGCCGACGCGCGGGCGCTCCGGCTCCGAGGTGAGCTACGTCAACGACGACTTTCCGCTGTATCACCGCAACTGGAAAGACGAGTTCTCCGACATCGGCCTCGCACAGCTCCTCTGCGAACCGGGCAAGCGCGACACAGTTCGCGTCTTTCGGGTTCTCTGACCCTGCGACTCGCCCTCGTGGCCGATACCGCACCGCCGCTAGACTCCCACTCGCGCGTCTGCCACACTCACAAATTGTTTCAATGAAGCCGGCGAACTGAGCGTGCTGACTATGTACACGATGTCCAGCGACGACTTCAGCGTTCACCTGCGCGACTGCGACGAGGCCGGTTCCGGAATTCCCATCACCAGTCTCCCGGACGAAGTCACCTCTCTGGACGACCTGCCGTGTTCCTGCTGGGATGAGTTCGACTCGTTCGACGAACTCGAGTGACGGGTGGGGCGCGAGGGCATCGTTCGGTAGCGGTTTCGGACGCCGGCGCACCGCGCGCACGGCGCGGCTCGTTCTGACGGGGTGTTTGACGGCGACAGCCCTGCCGTCCGTGACTTACTGGTCCGGCGAGAGCGCCCAGAGCGTCCCCTCGCTCGTCTGTGCGAACGCCTGCGTCTCAGCCGCGCCGAGGAGGTAGCCGTCCGCCGAGAGCGTCGTCTCGAACGGGTCGAAAAACGACGCGCCGCGGGACCACCGAATCCGGCCCGCGCGGGTCCCGACGACGAACACCTCGTCGGTCGAAGCGGTCCGTTCGACCGGGCTGTCGAAGCGGATTTCGTACCGCTCCGAGCCGTCGCGAACCGCGAGTTCGTACAGCGTCCCGAAGGTGTCCGACGGCGACTCGTCGGTCCCCTCCGCGACCAGGACGGTCGACCCCCGCTCGTGGACACCGACGACCTGCGCGTCGTCCCCGAACGAGGTCCGCCACTGGAGCGACCCGTCGACCGCGTTGAGCATGGCGATGTCGCCGCCACCACCGGCGTAGACGCTATCGCCAGCCGGAACCGGTCCCACGTCGGCCCAGTCCCAGCGGTCCGGTCGCCACGCCCACCGGAGGCTCCCGTCTTCGGGTGCCATCGCGAAGACGCCCTCGTCGTCGCCGTAGTACACCGTTCGCTCGTCGGCGAACAGTTGGTCCTGCGGGGCGACGACGACGGTGAAACCGACGCCATCGACCGCGGAGTGCTCCCACCGAACTGCGCCGTCGTCAGTTGCGAGCGCCGCGAGCGTCCCGTTCGCCGCGTACAGCGTGTCGCCCGCGACTGCCATCGATGAGCCGATGTTGCCGACGGTCTGCGACCACCGTTGACTCCCGTCCGTGGCGTCGAACGCGCGGATTCGCCCGCGGCCAGACCCGAGTTTCTCGCCCGCGTACACGGACCCGTCAGCGGCGAGCAGGCCCGTCGGTCGGCCGAAGTCGTGGTTCCACAGCCGCTCGCCGCTCTGTCGGTCGAATGCGACGACTCGCCCGTCGTCGATGTCGCCGTCCCGATGGCCGATGACGGCGACGACCCCGTCGGTGGTTGCCGGCGGAGAGAGGACGCTCGGTTCGGGCACGGAAGCGGACCAGTCCGTCCCGTCGGGCGACCGGAATTGTCGAAGCGACGAACAGCCGGCGACACCGCCGACGAGGGCGGTGCCGGCGGCGGCGAGAAACGCGCGACGCGACGGCGGGTCGGAATCGGCGTCGGAACTCGCGGGAGAGTCAGCGGAAGCGTGGGAGGGAGGGGGCGAGGGCGAGGGCATACGTCGGCTTCTCGCAGGTCGCCGATAGGTATTGTGGGTGTGTCGTGGGTCGGTTGACGGACGACGGTGTGATAGTGCGATGGTGCGACGGTTCCAGCGAGACTCGCTCTACAAATAAACAAGGCGAGTGCCTCGGGGCTTGACCCCGAGGCAGTTCACAGCCGGTCGAGGTCGAGCGGCTCCGCCGCCTCCCAGTAGCGCTCGAACAGTTCGTCGGCCCACGCGAGCACTTCGGGTTCGGTCACGTCGATAGAGGCTTGGAGGATGCCGTTGTCGTCGC includes the following:
- a CDS encoding class I SAM-dependent methyltransferase; this encodes MDADDNHRGWAERSGDFSPEYYAQIGPNEVSETLATVFEHYAAEDASVLELGCSSGRHLAHLRDRGYEDLTGIDINDDSFEVMAEYFPELVDTGTFLTGAIEDLLPDFPDDKFDVIYSVETLQHVHPDDTWVFEEIARVSSDLVITAENEGNGPTRGRSGSEVSYVNDDFPLYHRNWKDEFSDIGLAQLLCEPGKRDTVRVFRVL
- a CDS encoding PQQ-binding-like beta-propeller repeat protein — translated: MPEPSVLSPPATTDGVVAVIGHRDGDIDDGRVVAFDRQSGERLWNHDFGRPTGLLAADGSVYAGEKLGSGRGRIRAFDATDGSQRWSQTVGNIGSSMAVAGDTLYAANGTLAALATDDGAVRWEHSAVDGVGFTVVVAPQDQLFADERTVYYGDDEGVFAMAPEDGSLRWAWRPDRWDWADVGPVPAGDSVYAGGGGDIAMLNAVDGSLQWRTSFGDDAQVVGVHERGSTVLVAEGTDESPSDTFGTLYELAVRDGSERYEIRFDSPVERTASTDEVFVVGTRAGRIRWSRGASFFDPFETTLSADGYLLGAAETQAFAQTSEGTLWALSPDQ